The genomic stretch TTATTCGTTTGCAACAAGCTATAGATGAACTTCCGGAGAAGTATAGAAAAGTGATTAATCTGAGCCTGGAAGGATTGAGCGATAAGGAAGTTGCCTTGCGTTTGGGAATATCTATTGATGCTGTTAAACAACAGAAAAAGAGGGGAAAAGAGCAGTTGAAGGAAAAATTGAATCATCCATTCTTGTTTTTACTAATAAATTTCTTGTAGATTTTTGTCACTTTTTATAATGCTCCGTGTCTTGTAATAAAACACAAGAAAACATGACGGAGCAGGATAAACATATTACTCATATTGCCGATTTGATTGTGGCGGAATTGACTGGGAAAATTGATGATTCTGGTCGAAGAGAGCTCGAAAATTGGAAGCATGAGACACCTGAACATTTACGATTGTATGATCTTTATCAATCAACGGATTTTGTCGCTCGTAAATTTGAATTCATTAAAGAATACAGTGCTATAGAAGCTTATCAAGAATTTGCAGGGCGAGTGGTACAGGCGAAACGTCGGAAGAGAACCTGGGCATTATATCGTTATGTAGCAGCGATATTATTATTTGTGTTAGGAGGAAGTTATTATTTTTTTCACGGTGCTGAAAATGAGCCTATTTCTTTCGTTCAGAAGATACAACCAGGATCTTATAAAGCGATATTGACGGAGCCTGACGGGACAAAAATTGATATTTCAGATACGACTTTTCTAGCTTTTATTCAAAAGGAGGCAATATCAAGGAAGAGTGAAGACGAGGTGACAGAAGTTCTTTATCATACGATTACGATTCCCCGGGGAGGAGAATATGATTTGTTATTGAGTGACGGTAGTCGCTTGAGAATGAATTCAGAATCAGAAGTTCGGGTTCCGGTGACATTTGAGAAGGGGCAACGGGAAGTTTTTATGAAAGGGGAGATTTATTTTGATA from Butyricimonas virosa encodes the following:
- a CDS encoding FecR family protein; its protein translation is MTEQDKHITHIADLIVAELTGKIDDSGRRELENWKHETPEHLRLYDLYQSTDFVARKFEFIKEYSAIEAYQEFAGRVVQAKRRKRTWALYRYVAAILLFVLGGSYYFFHGAENEPISFVQKIQPGSYKAILTEPDGTKIDISDTTFLAFIQKEAISRKSEDEVTEVLYHTITIPRGGEYDLLLSDGSRLRMNSESEVRVPVTFEKGQREVFMKGEIYFDIVRDSLASFVVHTRQGDIRVLGTSFNVRDYQDEDFLETTLVDGKVAFERKGDCSYLKPGEQLRLNKKNGKTTVEAVDVLLYCSWKDGRFVFEKQRLEEIMNTIARWYNIEVFYESSSVKDILFTGNIKRYSDLDQVVNMLKLINKIDIDIKDRNVFVRSNE